Proteins encoded by one window of Nitrospirota bacterium:
- the hemC gene encoding hydroxymethylbilane synthase gives MGTKKISIGTRGSKLAVWQAEFVKAELQKLSPGLEIELNRIKTTGDKILDVPLAQVGGKGLFVKEIEEALLRQEADIAVHSMKDVPTEFPEGLHLAVICAREDPRDALIVGQKSISSLSAFSQGEQGENARSLIYTLPQGARVGTSSLRRACQLLSIRPDLRIGQLRGNLDTRLRKLDEGQFDAIILAAAGVIRLGLQHRIAEILPFKVSLPAIGQGAVGIECRTDDTFIHTLIMPLNHSETDICVRAERAFLQRLEGGCQVPIAAHARMIDGAIIMDGLVGSVSGDRIISGRSKGIPGEEESMGILLAEEILSKGAKEILDEVYRRNLPVIDRETGG, from the coding sequence ATGGGGACTAAGAAAATATCCATTGGCACAAGGGGAAGCAAACTCGCAGTATGGCAGGCGGAATTCGTGAAAGCGGAGTTGCAGAAGCTGAGTCCGGGCCTTGAGATTGAGCTGAACAGGATAAAGACGACAGGAGATAAAATCCTTGATGTGCCTCTTGCACAGGTCGGGGGGAAAGGGCTTTTTGTGAAGGAAATAGAAGAGGCCCTCCTGCGGCAGGAGGCTGATATCGCAGTGCACAGCATGAAAGACGTCCCGACGGAATTTCCCGAAGGACTGCATCTGGCGGTCATCTGTGCAAGAGAAGACCCGAGAGACGCGCTCATAGTCGGCCAGAAATCAATTTCCTCCTTGTCCGCGTTTTCTCAGGGGGAACAGGGGGAAAATGCCAGATCATTAATATATACCCTTCCACAAGGGGCAAGGGTCGGTACCAGCAGCCTCAGGCGGGCATGCCAGCTGCTCAGCATACGTCCTGACCTGCGCATCGGGCAGCTCCGGGGAAACCTCGATACGAGGCTTCGCAAACTGGATGAAGGGCAGTTCGATGCCATCATTCTTGCTGCTGCCGGTGTAATACGACTTGGCCTGCAGCATCGTATTGCCGAAATCCTCCCGTTTAAGGTGAGCCTGCCTGCGATAGGGCAGGGTGCTGTCGGAATTGAATGCAGGACTGATGACACCTTCATCCACACCCTCATAATGCCCCTGAACCATTCTGAAACGGATATCTGTGTAAGGGCTGAAAGGGCTTTCCTGCAAAGACTGGAAGGCGGATGCCAGGTTCCTATTGCGGCACATGCACGGATGATTGACGGAGCAATCATTATGGACGGGCTTGTCGGAAGCGTCAGCGGGGACAGGATTATAAGTGGACGCAGCAAGGGAATCCCCGGGGAGGAAGAGTCTATGGGAATCTTGCTTGCAGAGGAGATTCTTTCAAAAGGTGCAAAGGAAATCCTGGATGAGGTGTATCGCAGAAACCTGCCGGTTATAGACAGGGAAACAGGGGGCTAG